A stretch of Porites lutea chromosome 5, jaPorLute2.1, whole genome shotgun sequence DNA encodes these proteins:
- the LOC140938016 gene encoding somatostatin receptor type 5-like encodes MSELGFGLSLASIPFYVVGFVGNVLVIRIVHKTREMHTPTNYLLASMAISDAITIVLWPLYFFEFAKFVCKVVVLIEISIVVSSITITVLAVERYNALLKPFRTGLRLSEDNIKKRIALIWFASILICLPEFFLNEWSEYYSTCVGAWRLHMNYPSKIYVVINTILSSYIPLAVVCYCYGSLIWGLYFTNTVCPKTDEDRSSEKRKLVTTFLLVTVGFFIANTPTAIFYTGVASGLPVETNSKLYYDVLLVIDFVFVSSFCFNPIIYAFRTKNFREGFKRTISCRKPPQQNEIS; translated from the coding sequence ATGTCTGAACTAGGATTTGGCCTCTCTTTAGCGTCCATTCCATTTTATGTTGTTGGATTTGTTGGAAATGTGCTCGTGATACGAATTGTGCACAAAACTCGAGAAATGCACACACCGACTAATTATCTTCTAGCGAGCATGGCCATAAGCGATGCTATCACCATCGTATTGTGGCCTTTGTACTTCTTTGAGTTTGCGAAATTCGTTTGCAAAGTTGTCGTCCTTATTGAAATATCTATAGTGGTTTCGTCTATTACGATTACTGTACTAGCAGTGGAAAGATACAACGCTTTACTGAAACCTTTTAGAACAGGACTTCGGTTGAGTGAAGATAACATCAAGAAGCGCATTGCTCTCATTTGGTTTGCAAGCATCCTTATATGCCTTCCAGAATTCTTCCTCAATGAATGGAGCGAATATTATTCGACATGTGTTGGAGCATGGAGGTTACACATGAATTATCCAAGTAAAATTTACGTGGTCATAAACACAATCCTCAGTTCTTATATCCCACTAGCAGTCGTCTGCTACTGCTATGGCTCCTTGATATGGGGACTTTACTTTACAAACACGGTATGTCCGAAAACAGATGAAGACAGAAGCTCCGAGAAAAGAAAACTTGTTACGACCTTCCTACTTGTAACTGTgggattttttatcgctaacaCACCAACAGCAATTTTTTATACAGGCGTAGCATCTGGGCTTCCTGTGGAGACAAACTCTAAGTTGTATTATGATGTCTTACTTGTGATagattttgtgtttgtttccagtttttgttttaaccCCATTATCTACGCTTTTCGCACTAAAAATTTCCGAGAAGGCTTTAAACGGACAATTTCTTGTCGTAAACCACCACAACAGAATGAGATCTCCTAG
- the LOC140939156 gene encoding uncharacterized protein, whose product MGIAISIFGRIFSRLSLFARRTSEMQLVAESKATDVDFSRCCRDVICTSAAKCAKDLLTKMEGIQTQLQNEVILWKLRLFRGIYTEESRKHFYELLHQFTTLNGMLDSLIDGEVKYLEEVEEKLQKNEEAAIEQLAEETETTRHQSRYKEAAVVNASELKRQKTQEKHLRRRKKFFSKIHEHSVKLLTVVLNEVNECRSMIEITSAKAHEVSLNCKMAQNRTENTSLCVLEESLEKLTTTA is encoded by the exons ATGGGAATAGCCATATCAATTTTCGGGAGAATTTTTTCCCGGCTTTCCTTATTTGCAAGGAGAACATCGGAGATGCAATTGGTTGCCGAATCAAAGGCGACG GATGTTGATTTTTCTCGGTGTTGTCGTGATGTAATATGCACAAGTGCAGCCAAATGTGCCAAAGACTTGTTGACAAAAATGGAGGGCATTCAAACACAACTTCAAAACGAAGTCATTTTGTGGAAATTACGGCTTTTTCGTGGAATCTACACAGAGGAAAGCCGAAAACACTTTTACGAGCTGTTACATCAGTTCACCACCTTAAATGGGATGCTGGATTCCTTGATTGACGGCGAAGTTAAGTACCTGGAAGAAGTGGAAGAAAAGCTGCAGAAAAATGAAGAAGCAGCAATAGAACAACTAGCGGAGGAAACCGAAACTACGCGGCATCAGAGTCGATATAAAGAAGCTGCAGTGGTAAATGCATCTGAACTGAAACGTCAGAAAACGCAGGAAAAACATTTAAGACGAAGAAAGAAGTTTTTCAGCAAGATTCACGAACACAGCGTAAAGTTGTTGACTGTAGTACTTAATGAGGTAAATGAGTGTCGCTCAATGATTGAAATAACTTCCGCCAAGGCCCATGAGGTGTCTCTAAACTGTAAGATGGCACAGAATAGAACAGAAAATACGTCTTTATGTGTTCTGGAAGAATCGCTAGAGAAACTTACTACAacagcctga
- the LOC140937034 gene encoding uncharacterized protein: MGTTMSSVGLANKPPALPPVKQNNNTVQVTVQSPPDYKFEHFTKLCQHYQEQKKIFQVQIRTEVHNWQKVAKNGDEGTECREKILGLLSKFRDAQSQQDILIEKEKLRLDAFRNCINEDTTNRIKKRLTFFQKLNRQHEALLEHVRQDIQECRTICKKFNDSSGRSKGFETWIKCPASPAYDYGSIGSL, encoded by the exons ATGGGAACAACAATGAGCTCCGTAGGTTTGGCCAATAAACCACCCGCATTGCCACctgttaaacaaaataataacacg GTACAGGTGACAGTCCAATCTCCACCAGATTATAAGTTCGAGCATTTTACCAAACTCTGCCAGCATTATCAAGAACAGAAGAAAATCTTCCAG GTTCAAATCAGGACAGAGGTACATAACTGGCAAAAAGTGGCGAAGAACGGAGATGAAGGTACAGAGTGTAGGGAGAAGATTCTTGGTTTACTCAGCAAGTTTCGCGACGCACAGAGTCAACAAGATATACTgatcgaaaaagaaaaacttcgcTTGGATGCATTTCGAAACTGTATCAATGAGGACACGACAAACCGGATAAAAAAGCGATTGACCTTCTTTCAAAAATTGAACAGACAACACGAGGCTCTGCTGGAACACGTGCGGCAAGACATTCAGGAATGCAGAACAATTTGCAAGAAGTTTAACGACTCAAGCGGAAG ATCAAAAGGATTTGAGACTTGGATTAAATGTCCTGCTAGTCCGGCATATGACTATGGAAGCATTGGAAGTTTATAA